Proteins encoded by one window of Dietzia sp. B32:
- a CDS encoding TIGR03557 family F420-dependent LLM class oxidoreductase, which yields MTRFGYTLMTEQSGPKELVRYAAKAEQAGFDFEVASDHYFPWLSSQGHAPYVWSVLGAVAHVTERVDLCTYVTCPILRYHPAVVAQKAATMQIMSDGRFMLGIGAGENLNEHVVGQRWPSVDERHEMTVEALEIIRDLFDGGLVTYSGEHFRVDSARLWDLPEKRVPIGVAAGGEKALAHLGPLGDHLIATEPESSYIEEWNGLEGQTRIGDGARAIAQIPISWDPDSESAAVERAHDQFRWFAGGWAMNSDLPTTAGFAAATQFVRTEDVGEQLACGPDLDAIVEKVRPYWEAGYTDIALIQIGDSTLDRFLEEAAEPLLARLREAAG from the coding sequence ATGACGCGCTTCGGATACACCCTCATGACCGAACAGTCCGGACCCAAGGAGCTCGTGCGCTACGCCGCCAAGGCCGAACAGGCGGGCTTCGACTTCGAGGTGGCCTCGGACCATTATTTCCCATGGCTGAGTTCGCAGGGGCACGCTCCGTACGTGTGGAGCGTGCTCGGGGCGGTCGCGCACGTCACCGAACGGGTCGACCTGTGCACCTATGTCACCTGCCCGATCCTGCGGTACCACCCGGCGGTGGTGGCGCAGAAGGCCGCGACGATGCAGATCATGTCCGACGGTCGGTTCATGCTCGGCATCGGCGCGGGGGAGAACCTCAACGAACACGTGGTGGGGCAGCGCTGGCCGTCGGTCGACGAGCGCCACGAGATGACCGTCGAGGCGCTCGAGATCATCCGCGACCTGTTCGACGGCGGGCTCGTCACCTACTCCGGCGAACACTTCCGCGTGGACTCCGCCCGCCTGTGGGACCTGCCCGAGAAGCGCGTCCCGATCGGCGTGGCCGCCGGCGGCGAGAAGGCCCTGGCGCACCTGGGGCCGCTGGGCGACCACCTCATCGCCACCGAGCCCGAGAGCAGCTACATCGAGGAGTGGAACGGGCTCGAGGGGCAGACCCGGATCGGTGACGGCGCCCGCGCGATCGCGCAGATCCCCATCAGCTGGGACCCCGACTCGGAGTCGGCCGCCGTCGAACGCGCGCACGACCAGTTCCGGTGGTTCGCTGGCGGGTGGGCCATGAACTCCGACCTGCCCACCACCGCCGGGTTCGCCGCCGCCACCCAGTTCGTCCGGACCGAGGACGTGGGGGAGCAGTTGGCGTGCGGGCCCGATCTCGACGCGATCGTGGAAAAGGTCCGGCCCTACTGGGAGGCCGGGTACACCGACATCGCGCTGATCCAGATCGGCGACTCCACCCTCGACCGGTTCCTCGAGGAGGCCGCCGAGCCGCTGCTGGCGCGGCTGCGCGAAGCCGCGGGCTGA
- a CDS encoding HAD family hydrolase translates to MTTQRALLLDVDGTLVDSTYVHVWTWVRALAEAGAPVPFVEVHRRIGKDGSTIVEELLDIAGVDDDEERESIAGRAKDLHGEYYAEQAGSLRVLPGARDLVRGAKEQGWITVLATSAPPSEFAEARKLLDIDAHVDAATTGEDVDRAKPDPTIVAIALERSGVDAADAVMVGDATWDAIAATKLGIRSVAVRTGGIGDSELRDAGFSQIADDAAAVLELLTSGTL, encoded by the coding sequence ATGACCACCCAGCGCGCTCTCCTCCTCGACGTCGACGGCACCCTCGTGGATTCGACCTACGTCCATGTCTGGACCTGGGTCCGCGCTCTCGCGGAGGCGGGAGCGCCGGTGCCGTTCGTGGAGGTGCACCGCCGGATCGGCAAGGACGGCTCGACGATCGTGGAGGAGTTACTCGATATAGCGGGAGTCGACGACGACGAGGAGCGCGAGAGCATCGCGGGCCGGGCCAAGGACCTGCACGGTGAGTACTACGCCGAACAGGCCGGGTCTCTGCGGGTGCTCCCCGGAGCCCGCGACCTCGTGCGCGGCGCCAAGGAGCAGGGGTGGATCACGGTGCTGGCCACGTCCGCGCCGCCGTCGGAGTTCGCCGAGGCCCGCAAGTTGCTCGACATCGACGCCCACGTGGACGCCGCGACCACCGGTGAGGACGTCGACCGGGCCAAGCCCGATCCCACGATCGTGGCTATCGCCCTCGAACGCTCGGGCGTCGACGCCGCGGATGCGGTGATGGTCGGCGACGCGACCTGGGACGCCATCGCCGCGACCAAGCTGGGCATCCGCTCGGTGGCGGTGCGTACCGGCGGAATCGGCGATTCGGAGCTCCGAGACGCCGGATTCTCGCAGATCGCCGACGACGCCGCCGCGGTGCTGGAGCTGCTGACCTCGGGCACGCTCTGA
- a CDS encoding MFS transporter has protein sequence MSATTSSSPSRRGVARGQVLAWGMWDWGSAAFNAVIVTFVFSVYLTDSVGADLDGPFSAATWLSISIAVAGLVIALTAPVMGQRADRGGRRRRALGLWTYATVLLTALMFLVDSDAPYPWFFVGLVLLAVGSITFEFAEVAYFAMLRQVSTPSTVGRVSGFGWAMGYFGGIFLLLAAFVGFIYGDGPVRGVFGITTDGGLNVRLVCLVAAVWFALFALPVLRAVPEHRPGAGRSDDNGKVGFGESYRILWRDLKALWRRDPRTVRFLLASAIFRDGLAGVFTFGAILAVTVYGLAPGDVLIFGVAANVVAALGAAVAGLVDDTVGPKAVIVGSLVAMIATMTVLLFVDGTGMFWVFGLLMCLFVGPAQSASRSFLARLAPPGGDGQMFGLYATTGRAVSFLAPALFGLFTWAFAADRAGIAGIGLVLLIGLALLLPVRTPSRAEAESTWEDAEPAV, from the coding sequence ATGTCGGCGACCACCTCGTCGTCACCATCGCGTCGTGGCGTCGCCCGCGGTCAGGTCCTCGCGTGGGGGATGTGGGACTGGGGGTCGGCGGCGTTCAACGCGGTGATCGTCACCTTCGTCTTCTCCGTCTACCTGACCGACTCGGTGGGCGCGGACCTCGACGGGCCGTTCTCGGCGGCCACGTGGCTGTCGATCTCCATCGCCGTGGCCGGGCTGGTCATCGCGCTCACCGCGCCGGTGATGGGCCAACGCGCCGACCGCGGGGGCCGGCGCCGCCGCGCGCTGGGCCTCTGGACATATGCGACGGTCCTGCTCACGGCGCTGATGTTCCTCGTCGACTCCGACGCGCCCTACCCGTGGTTCTTCGTCGGCCTGGTGCTGCTGGCGGTCGGGTCGATCACGTTCGAATTCGCCGAGGTCGCCTACTTCGCGATGCTGCGCCAGGTCTCCACGCCGTCCACCGTCGGCCGCGTGTCCGGGTTCGGGTGGGCGATGGGCTACTTCGGCGGGATCTTCCTGCTGCTCGCGGCGTTCGTCGGCTTCATCTACGGCGACGGCCCCGTGCGCGGGGTGTTCGGCATCACCACCGACGGTGGCCTCAACGTGCGGCTGGTCTGCCTCGTCGCCGCCGTGTGGTTCGCGCTCTTCGCGCTGCCGGTGCTGCGGGCGGTACCCGAGCACCGCCCGGGGGCGGGGAGGAGCGACGACAACGGCAAGGTGGGCTTCGGCGAGTCGTACCGCATCCTCTGGCGTGACCTCAAGGCCCTCTGGCGGCGGGATCCGCGGACGGTGAGGTTCCTCCTCGCGAGCGCAATCTTCCGGGACGGGCTGGCCGGCGTGTTCACCTTCGGGGCGATTTTGGCCGTGACGGTCTACGGGCTCGCGCCGGGGGACGTCCTGATCTTCGGTGTGGCGGCCAACGTCGTCGCGGCTCTCGGGGCGGCGGTCGCGGGACTGGTCGACGACACGGTGGGTCCCAAGGCGGTGATCGTCGGGTCGCTGGTGGCGATGATCGCGACGATGACCGTCCTGCTGTTCGTGGACGGTACCGGCATGTTCTGGGTCTTCGGGCTGCTGATGTGCCTGTTCGTGGGGCCGGCGCAGTCCGCGTCCCGGTCGTTCCTGGCGCGGCTGGCCCCGCCCGGCGGCGACGGCCAGATGTTCGGGCTCTACGCCACCACCGGGCGCGCGGTCTCGTTCCTCGCGCCGGCACTGTTCGGGCTGTTCACCTGGGCGTTCGCCGCCGACCGTGCGGGCATCGCGGGCATCGGCCTGGTGCTGCTGATCGGCCTGGCGCTGTTGTTGCCGGTGCGCACGCCGAGCCGCGCCGAGGCGGAGAGCACCTGGGAGGACGCGGAGCCCGCCGTCTGA
- the cmrA gene encoding mycolate reductase (Catalyzes the final step in mycolic acid biosynthesis.) codes for MSLPTPTASNRAVVTGASSGIGMALATELARRGHSLIVVARRESVLEELRARLEAGFGVTVEVRACDLADPAARQPLLDELAGREISVLCNNAGIATFGPVATLDPQYEKHQVQVNAVACHDLVLAVLPGMVERRSGAILNVGSAAGNMPIPNNATYAASKAFLNTFSESLRGELKGSGVNVTLLAPGPVRTEEIAEEEKTFVDRLVPDRLWVDTEYTARVSLDALARNKMRIVPGPLSQAMSVAGNYTPRGIMAPIVGKFYAKLGEGQQGGA; via the coding sequence ATGTCCCTGCCCACGCCCACCGCGTCGAACCGAGCAGTCGTCACCGGCGCCTCCTCGGGGATCGGCATGGCCCTGGCCACCGAACTCGCCCGGCGTGGGCACTCGCTGATCGTGGTGGCCCGGCGTGAGTCCGTGTTGGAGGAGCTGCGGGCCCGGCTCGAGGCCGGGTTCGGCGTGACCGTGGAGGTCCGCGCGTGTGACCTCGCCGACCCCGCCGCGCGGCAGCCGCTGCTGGACGAGCTGGCAGGGCGCGAGATCTCGGTCCTGTGCAACAACGCCGGCATCGCCACGTTCGGCCCGGTCGCCACGCTGGACCCGCAGTACGAGAAGCACCAGGTGCAGGTCAACGCGGTGGCGTGTCACGACCTGGTCCTGGCGGTGTTGCCCGGGATGGTCGAGCGGCGCTCGGGGGCGATCCTCAACGTCGGCTCCGCGGCCGGCAACATGCCGATCCCCAACAACGCCACCTACGCCGCGTCCAAGGCGTTCCTCAACACCTTCTCCGAGTCGCTGCGGGGCGAGCTCAAGGGCTCCGGCGTCAACGTCACGCTGCTGGCCCCCGGTCCGGTGCGCACCGAGGAGATCGCCGAGGAGGAGAAGACCTTCGTCGACCGGCTCGTCCCCGACCGCCTCTGGGTGGACACCGAGTACACCGCCCGTGTGTCGCTGGACGCGCTCGCCCGCAACAAGATGCGGATCGTGCCCGGGCCGCTGAGCCAGGCGATGTCCGTGGCCGGGAACTACACCCCGCGCGGCATCATGGCGCCGATCGTCGGAAAGTTCTACGCCAAGCTCGGCGAGGGGCAGCAGGGCGGGGCCTGA
- the orn gene encoding oligoribonuclease, which translates to MSEPTSAETPSPASSRTPHQESKNDRIVWIDCEMTGLDTSSDALVEIAALVTDSELNVLGEGIDIVIHAPDAKLDAMVPVVRDMHASSGLTEEIRRSTVTVAEAEEQVLAYIREWVPVAGSAPLAGNSIGTDRGFLARDMPELNSYLHYRMIDVSSIKELCRRWYPRIYFGQPEKGMSHRALADIKESIRELAYYRATAFVPQPGPTSDEVKQAAADLPAVD; encoded by the coding sequence ATGTCAGAGCCGACCTCCGCCGAGACCCCTTCCCCAGCGTCCTCACGGACGCCGCACCAGGAGTCCAAGAACGACCGAATCGTCTGGATCGACTGCGAGATGACCGGCCTCGACACCTCGTCGGATGCGCTCGTGGAGATCGCCGCCCTAGTGACCGACTCTGAACTCAACGTCCTCGGCGAGGGGATCGACATCGTCATCCACGCCCCCGACGCCAAGCTCGACGCGATGGTCCCGGTCGTGCGCGACATGCACGCCTCCTCCGGACTGACCGAGGAGATCCGCCGGTCCACCGTGACAGTCGCCGAGGCCGAGGAGCAGGTCCTCGCCTACATCCGCGAATGGGTCCCCGTGGCCGGATCCGCTCCCCTGGCGGGCAACTCGATCGGCACCGACCGCGGCTTCCTCGCCCGGGACATGCCCGAGCTCAACTCCTACCTGCACTACCGGATGATCGACGTCAGCTCCATCAAGGAACTGTGCCGTCGTTGGTACCCCCGCATCTACTTCGGCCAGCCGGAGAAGGGCATGTCGCACCGGGCCCTGGCGGACATCAAGGAATCCATCCGCGAGCTGGCGTACTACCGGGCCACCGCGTTCGTGCCGCAGCCCGGACCGACCAGCGACGAGGTCAAGCAGGCCGCCGCGGACCTGCCCGCGGTCGACTGA
- a CDS encoding DUF2804 domain-containing protein, translating to MTEREITRPVDLAHGRRLNPEAVGWSRSPVHRTRIAGWGRTKRWEYWGIVTDRFVVGLTVAGLDYLANCAVYVLDRRTGQETTRGGIRPLHRPRFGDDPGDGTLHASAGVGAGRVGIGIDDDEGRTSISVQARGLQVSLDVSRPGHDGLAVVVPWSERRFQYTLKDLANPVTGTVTLDGTTHDLGTGWAVLDRGRGRWRYATTWNWGAGSGVVDGSTRAIQVGGKWTDGTGSTENGILVDGRMHKLGEDLRWTYDLSEPGGPWRVRGERLDATLTPFHLRRDVTELGVLAVKTHQAFGLWHGTGVLDDGSEVSLDGLVGWAEQSRNRW from the coding sequence ATGACCGAGCGCGAGATCACCCGGCCCGTCGACCTGGCCCACGGCCGCCGACTGAACCCGGAGGCGGTCGGCTGGTCCCGTTCGCCCGTGCACCGCACACGGATCGCTGGCTGGGGTCGAACCAAGCGCTGGGAGTACTGGGGGATCGTCACCGACCGGTTCGTAGTGGGACTGACGGTGGCGGGTCTGGACTACCTGGCCAACTGCGCGGTCTACGTCCTGGACCGCCGGACGGGCCAGGAGACGACCCGAGGCGGCATCCGGCCCCTGCACCGGCCCCGCTTCGGCGACGACCCCGGTGACGGGACCCTCCACGCGTCGGCCGGCGTGGGTGCGGGGCGCGTGGGGATCGGGATCGACGACGACGAGGGCCGCACCTCCATCAGTGTGCAGGCGCGGGGACTGCAGGTGAGCCTGGACGTCTCCCGGCCGGGGCATGACGGCCTCGCGGTGGTGGTGCCGTGGAGTGAGCGCCGGTTCCAGTACACGCTCAAGGATCTCGCCAATCCCGTCACCGGCACGGTGACTTTGGACGGCACGACACACGACCTCGGCACGGGGTGGGCGGTGCTGGATCGTGGGCGGGGCCGCTGGCGCTACGCCACCACGTGGAACTGGGGCGCCGGCAGCGGCGTCGTGGACGGGTCGACCCGCGCGATCCAGGTCGGCGGGAAGTGGACCGACGGCACCGGCTCGACCGAGAACGGGATCCTGGTCGACGGCCGGATGCACAAACTCGGTGAGGACCTGCGGTGGACCTACGACCTGTCCGAGCCGGGGGGACCGTGGCGGGTGCGGGGTGAGCGCCTCGACGCCACGCTCACGCCGTTCCATCTGCGCCGCGACGTCACCGAACTCGGTGTGCTGGCGGTAAAGACGCACCAGGCCTTCGGGCTGTGGCACGGGACCGGGGTGCTGGACGACGGGTCGGAGGTCTCGCTCGACGGACTGGTCGGCTGGGCGGAGCAGTCCCGCAACCGCTGGTAG
- a CDS encoding cation:proton antiporter, producing MSTLDVLLAIVGALGVVIVAFSARLRHWPVTEPLLALAAGIVLGPAVLGVFDVPDIVAEHSTLHHGAEILLAISVMGVALRYPFAAIRTHWRRLALLLVLVLPGMALISTGLAMWALGIPFALALLFGTAICPTDPVLASSVVTGQEAEEDLPEYDRELLSLESGANDGLALPLVLVALAVATPLTAGQAAGEAAWQIAGALVVGIVAGVTAAKALHFSERHHDTETGPMLLYTLLLALLVLGVSGITGVNGVFGAFVAGLAFNVTSSGSERRTEVEIDEAVNQFAVIPFFVALGAMIPWEAWGDLGWGAVWLSVAVLLLRRPPLILAATRPLGLKMRGAAYLGWFGPVGVAAVFYLTEEASRASADPVLLGAGTLIVVASTVAHGLTAAPGRALYRAAAERDPQSRTSSSSPSPT from the coding sequence TTGTCCACGCTCGATGTGTTGCTGGCGATCGTCGGGGCGCTCGGGGTGGTGATCGTGGCCTTCTCCGCGCGACTGCGTCACTGGCCCGTGACGGAGCCGCTCCTCGCTCTCGCCGCCGGGATCGTCCTGGGGCCGGCGGTCCTCGGCGTGTTCGATGTGCCCGACATCGTCGCCGAGCATTCGACCCTCCACCACGGGGCGGAGATCCTCCTGGCGATCTCGGTGATGGGCGTGGCCCTGCGCTACCCCTTCGCGGCGATCAGGACCCACTGGCGGCGGCTGGCGCTGCTGCTGGTGCTCGTCCTGCCCGGGATGGCGCTCATCTCGACCGGGTTGGCGATGTGGGCCCTCGGCATCCCCTTTGCGCTGGCGTTGCTGTTCGGAACCGCCATCTGCCCCACCGACCCCGTCCTCGCGTCGAGTGTGGTCACCGGACAGGAGGCCGAGGAGGACCTGCCGGAGTACGACCGCGAGCTCCTGTCGCTCGAATCGGGCGCCAACGACGGGCTCGCCCTTCCCCTCGTCCTGGTCGCCCTGGCGGTCGCCACCCCGCTCACCGCCGGGCAGGCTGCCGGAGAGGCCGCCTGGCAGATCGCGGGCGCCCTCGTCGTGGGGATAGTCGCGGGCGTGACGGCCGCCAAGGCGCTGCACTTCTCGGAACGACACCACGACACCGAGACCGGGCCGATGCTGCTGTACACGCTCCTCCTGGCATTGCTCGTCCTGGGAGTTTCGGGCATCACCGGGGTCAACGGCGTCTTCGGCGCATTCGTCGCCGGCCTGGCGTTCAACGTCACCAGCTCCGGCAGCGAACGGCGGACCGAGGTGGAGATCGACGAGGCGGTCAACCAGTTCGCGGTGATCCCCTTCTTCGTCGCCCTCGGCGCGATGATCCCCTGGGAGGCGTGGGGCGATCTCGGTTGGGGCGCGGTATGGCTCTCAGTCGCGGTGCTGCTGTTGCGCAGGCCGCCGCTGATCCTCGCGGCGACGAGACCGCTGGGTCTCAAGATGCGGGGCGCCGCCTACCTCGGCTGGTTCGGGCCCGTCGGCGTCGCGGCCGTGTTCTACCTGACGGAGGAGGCCTCCCGCGCGAGTGCGGACCCGGTACTTCTCGGAGCGGGCACGCTGATCGTCGTGGCCAGTACCGTCGCGCACGGCCTCACCGCAGCACCCGGACGCGCGCTGTACCGGGCGGCCGCAGAACGCGACCCGCAGTCGCGCACCTCGTCGTCGTCGCCGTCACCGACCTGA
- a CDS encoding Ig-like domain-containing protein — MNVSTRDRTGRRATGIRSKARLGLAAVLTGALVLTGCTIGDGGAQNAQVAEEPAGPSAAIDVSVADGSTDANPVEPIVLTAADGRFDSVVVRNPEGQQVRGEFNTELTEWRTTEELGYGRQYTVESTATDEAGLVTRKNTTFTTLTPNIMTAAYLTTGEGSVVGIGQPVAVMFDEPIADRRAAQDNIHIKTEPAVEGAFYWVSDQEVRWRPAEYWAPGTKIDVHVDIYGKDLGGGMYGQQDSQSSFEIGDAVISRVDDSTKQIVIERNGEVVKTMPTSMGKAATPTPNGVYVIGEKHASMIMDSSTYGVAVDSAEGYRTPVQYATRMSYSGIFVHAAPWSVWAQGSQNTSHGCLNVTTADAKWFYDNAKRGDIFEVTGTVGDTLPGWDGLGDWNVPWETWKAGNADQGAA; from the coding sequence GTGAACGTGAGCACGAGGGATCGGACGGGGCGGCGAGCGACCGGGATCCGGTCGAAGGCCCGACTCGGCCTGGCCGCGGTGCTCACCGGAGCCCTCGTCCTCACCGGCTGCACCATCGGTGACGGGGGCGCCCAGAACGCCCAGGTCGCGGAGGAGCCGGCCGGCCCCTCGGCCGCGATCGACGTGTCGGTGGCGGACGGCTCCACGGATGCCAACCCGGTCGAGCCCATCGTGCTCACCGCCGCGGACGGTCGATTCGATTCGGTCGTGGTCCGCAACCCGGAGGGGCAGCAGGTCCGGGGCGAGTTCAACACCGAGCTCACCGAGTGGCGTACCACCGAGGAGCTCGGCTACGGGCGGCAGTACACGGTGGAATCGACCGCCACGGACGAGGCCGGCCTGGTCACCCGCAAGAACACCACCTTCACCACGTTGACGCCGAACATCATGACGGCCGCCTATCTGACGACGGGCGAGGGGTCCGTGGTGGGGATCGGGCAACCGGTCGCGGTGATGTTCGACGAGCCGATCGCGGATCGTCGCGCGGCGCAGGACAACATCCACATCAAGACCGAGCCCGCGGTCGAGGGCGCGTTCTACTGGGTCTCCGACCAGGAGGTCCGCTGGCGGCCGGCGGAGTACTGGGCCCCCGGCACCAAGATCGACGTCCACGTCGACATCTACGGCAAGGACCTCGGCGGCGGGATGTACGGCCAGCAGGACTCCCAGAGCAGCTTCGAGATCGGCGATGCCGTGATCTCCCGCGTCGACGACTCCACTAAGCAGATCGTGATCGAGCGCAATGGCGAGGTGGTCAAGACAATGCCCACCTCGATGGGCAAGGCCGCCACCCCGACCCCCAACGGGGTCTACGTCATCGGTGAGAAGCACGCCTCGATGATCATGGATTCCTCGACCTACGGAGTGGCCGTGGACTCCGCCGAGGGCTACCGCACCCCGGTGCAGTACGCGACCCGGATGTCCTACAGCGGGATCTTCGTCCACGCGGCCCCGTGGTCGGTCTGGGCGCAGGGCAGTCAGAACACCAGCCACGGCTGCCTCAACGTCACCACCGCGGACGCGAAGTGGTTCTACGACAACGCCAAGCGGGGCGACATCTTCGAGGTCACCGGCACGGTGGGCGACACGCTCCCGGGCTGGGACGGCCTGGGCGACTGGAACGTCCCGTGGGAGACCTGGAAGGCCGGCAACGCCGATCAGGGCGCGGCCTGA
- a CDS encoding DUF3618 domain-containing protein, whose translation MSRSYDSIEGDIAKARDDLATTLDEIIDRVNPKNLATEGKERATAALKDPRVLAVLGGIATLVVGGITVSMVNKRKERQRIEAYLAARRAL comes from the coding sequence GTGTCCAGGAGTTACGACAGCATCGAAGGCGACATCGCCAAGGCGCGTGACGATCTCGCGACGACCCTGGACGAGATCATCGACCGGGTCAACCCGAAGAACCTCGCGACCGAGGGCAAGGAGCGCGCCACCGCGGCGCTCAAGGACCCGCGCGTTCTGGCGGTGCTCGGGGGTATCGCGACGCTGGTCGTGGGCGGGATCACCGTGTCAATGGTGAACAAGCGCAAGGAGCGTCAGCGCATCGAGGCATACCTGGCGGCTCGTCGGGCCCTCTGA
- a CDS encoding peroxiredoxin codes for MTAPRLEVGQTAPAFTLPDADGTPTSLRELLAEHGKVLVYVYPAAMTPGCTTETVDFENALQQLKDAGLAVVGVSPDAPEKLARFRDKYGITFPLLSDPDKSMLTEWGAYGEKKNYGKTVMGVIRSTFVVESDGTVSMARYNVRAKGHVAMVAKLLEIELPESEPAEG; via the coding sequence GTGACCGCACCACGGCTCGAGGTGGGCCAGACGGCCCCCGCCTTCACCCTCCCCGACGCCGACGGCACACCCACGTCGCTCCGGGAGCTCCTCGCCGAGCACGGGAAGGTCCTCGTGTACGTCTATCCGGCCGCCATGACGCCGGGCTGCACCACGGAGACGGTGGATTTCGAGAACGCCCTGCAGCAGCTGAAGGACGCCGGTCTCGCGGTCGTCGGCGTCTCCCCCGACGCGCCCGAGAAGCTGGCGCGGTTCCGCGACAAGTACGGCATCACTTTTCCGCTCCTGTCAGACCCGGACAAGTCCATGCTCACCGAGTGGGGCGCCTACGGCGAGAAGAAGAACTACGGCAAGACCGTGATGGGAGTGATCCGCTCCACCTTCGTCGTGGAGTCCGACGGCACCGTGTCGATGGCCCGGTACAACGTCCGGGCAAAGGGTCACGTGGCGATGGTCGCCAAGCTGCTCGAGATCGAGCTGCCCGAGTCCGAACCCGCGGAGGGCTGA
- a CDS encoding TetR/AcrR family transcriptional regulator, whose protein sequence is MTTDSSERPQEPTRDSADEAVQDEPNILVPRRRPIQERSRKKFQALLSSAREVLVEVGFDSFTCEEVASRAGVPIGTLYQFFANKYVLVCELDRQDAHGVIEEVERFAQKIPALDWPELLNDFLDHLADLWLRDPSRRAVWLATQATPATRATAAVNEREIARMIASVLAPLMPATERERRAFMAEVLVHVAYSMLNFSVSAGHVTPGAASGTGIGTSTGDSGGVSPGGSSASAGGEDIHDATVTELKRMLTAYLWLAEKEAAQSD, encoded by the coding sequence ATGACCACCGACTCGTCCGAACGTCCACAGGAGCCGACGCGGGACTCCGCCGACGAGGCCGTCCAGGACGAGCCGAACATCCTCGTCCCCCGCCGCCGACCCATCCAGGAACGTAGCCGCAAGAAGTTCCAGGCACTGCTGTCCTCGGCCCGGGAAGTGTTGGTCGAGGTGGGTTTCGACTCGTTCACCTGCGAGGAAGTCGCCTCGCGCGCGGGCGTGCCGATCGGAACCCTCTACCAGTTCTTCGCCAACAAGTACGTGCTGGTCTGCGAGCTCGACCGCCAGGACGCCCACGGGGTGATCGAGGAGGTCGAGCGGTTCGCCCAGAAGATCCCCGCGCTGGACTGGCCCGAGCTGCTCAACGACTTCCTGGACCACCTCGCCGACCTGTGGCTGCGCGACCCCTCCCGTAGGGCGGTCTGGCTGGCAACGCAGGCCACCCCCGCCACCCGGGCCACGGCGGCGGTGAACGAACGCGAGATCGCCCGGATGATCGCCAGCGTGCTGGCCCCGCTCATGCCCGCCACCGAACGTGAGCGTCGCGCGTTCATGGCCGAGGTACTGGTGCACGTGGCGTACTCGATGCTCAACTTCTCGGTCAGCGCCGGCCACGTGACCCCCGGCGCCGCCTCCGGCACCGGCATCGGCACCAGCACCGGCGACAGCGGCGGCGTCTCCCCCGGCGGGAGCAGCGCCTCGGCGGGCGGCGAGGACATTCACGACGCCACCGTCACCGAACTCAAGCGGATGCTCACCGCCTACCTCTGGCTAGCGGAGAAGGAAGCAGCCCAGAGCGACTGA
- a CDS encoding endonuclease domain-containing protein — translation MISIDELRSRLLTAEGLIAAGHSTQSLARAVATRELVRLRPGFYVEGSARELDRGARHLLSVLATDAALHGPVFTHWSAAMVHSLPNWGLPLRKVAVSRHGHAQRSRTTRLLRHDLCPIAPDEIVNIEGISVTSADRTIIDIARVCDPVPGVAVADAGLQRELVTEVSLREALDRASGRAGVGRARTAIGMTDRRSESIAETRSRLYFAEYGLPEPETQVEIYDDDGRFIGRVDFLWRELGVVGECDGFGKYFDGADEMETRRRLGVEKDRDAILTALGYRVIHWRWADFERPWLLVQRIRAVLLAAEAA, via the coding sequence ATGATCAGCATCGATGAACTACGTTCCCGACTCCTGACCGCCGAAGGGTTGATCGCCGCCGGGCACAGCACCCAATCGCTCGCCCGGGCGGTGGCGACAAGAGAGCTCGTGCGGCTGCGGCCGGGCTTCTACGTAGAGGGCAGCGCCCGCGAACTCGACAGGGGAGCACGTCATCTGCTGTCGGTTCTCGCCACGGACGCTGCACTGCACGGCCCAGTGTTCACTCACTGGTCGGCCGCCATGGTCCACTCGCTGCCGAATTGGGGGCTCCCACTTCGCAAAGTCGCGGTCTCCCGGCACGGACATGCGCAGCGGTCCAGGACCACCAGACTCCTGCGGCACGACCTGTGCCCGATCGCCCCGGATGAGATCGTGAATATCGAAGGCATCTCCGTCACGTCTGCGGACCGGACGATCATCGACATCGCCAGGGTCTGTGATCCGGTTCCGGGCGTCGCGGTGGCTGATGCCGGGCTGCAGCGGGAACTCGTCACGGAGGTCTCCTTGCGGGAGGCGCTGGACCGTGCCTCGGGACGGGCCGGTGTGGGGAGGGCTCGTACTGCGATCGGGATGACCGACCGGAGAAGTGAGAGCATCGCTGAGACGCGGAGTCGTCTCTACTTCGCCGAGTACGGGCTGCCGGAGCCCGAGACACAGGTCGAGATCTACGACGACGACGGCCGCTTCATCGGTCGGGTGGACTTCCTGTGGCGGGAGCTCGGGGTCGTAGGAGAATGTGACGGGTTCGGGAAGTACTTCGACGGCGCCGACGAGATGGAGACCCGCCGCAGGCTCGGCGTGGAGAAGGACCGCGATGCGATCCTGACTGCCCTCGGGTACCGGGTGATCCATTGGCGATGGGCCGACTTCGAGCGACCCTGGTTACTTGTTCAGAGGATCCGGGCCGTCCTGCTGGCGGCAGAAGCTGCCTGA